The sequence below is a genomic window from Haematobia irritans isolate KBUSLIRL chromosome 3, ASM5000362v1, whole genome shotgun sequence.
taggtggtccattcggaaagtccaattttgggcaactttttcgagcatttcggccggaatagcccgaatttcttcagaaatgttgtcttccaaagctggaatagttgctggcttatttctgtagactttagacttgacgtagccccacaaaaaatagtctaaaggcgtcaaatcgcatgatcttggtggccaacttaccggtccatttcttgagatgaattgttctccgaagttttccctcaaaatggccatagaatcgcgagctgtgtggcatgtagcgccatcttgttgaaaccacatgtcaaccaagttcagttcttccatttttggcaacaaaaagtttgttagcatcgaacgatagcgatcgccattcaccgtaacgttgcgtccaacagcatctttgaaaaaatacggtccaatgattccaccagcgtacaaaccacaccaaacagtgcatttttcgggatgcatgggcagttcttgaacggcttctggttgctcttcactccaaatgcggcaattttgcttatttacgtagccattcaaccagaaatgagcctcatcgctgaacaaaatttgtcgataaaaaagcggattttctgccaacttttctagggcccattcactgaaaattcgacgttgtggctcgttagtaagtctattcatgatgaaatgtcaaagcatactgagcatctttctctttgacaccatgtctgaaatcccacgtgatctgtcaaatactaatgcatgaaaatcctaacctcaaaagaatcaccctttatataattatgttatataccgatgtggaccaatttttgtatgcttgttagagacaatatactaacagcatgtacaaaatttcagctggatcggatgaaatttgcttctcttagaggatcggcaagccaaatttgggggtccgtttatatgggggctatatataattatgggccgatatggaccaatttttgcatggttgttagataccatatactaataccatgtaccaaatttcagccagatcggatgaaatatccaATCTTAGGGGCTCCTTAAGCctcaatttgggagtccgtttatatggaggctatacgcaaaaagtgggccgatatggcccatttgcaataccatccgacctacacggatagcaactacttatgccatgtttcaagtctatagcttgttaatataccctcatcctatggcggagggtataaaaaaataaatatttaaatatacccaaattatttaatttaatttcagatGGTTTACAGGATATTGCAAAAGGATCTCGTAATGCTGTACGTAATGCCAAATGTATTCGTTATTGTATAATGAAGAAACATGGATtggtaaacaaaaataattatctaCGTTATCTATTATAGAGATAAATGTATAAATGTATTTATCCACTTTTAGTTCACCGCAGATAATTCCTTAGATGAAACAGCTGTAGTACCATTCTTTACTTATCTCTTCAATAATGCCATTGATATACATCATCTGAAGGGTATTATAGCAAGTTGCAATGATGGCATTACAAACGAAACCGATCGTTGTGAGCGTTCCCATAAGGCTACCATGTGTATACTGGAAAAACTTCAGGCGGCCggtttgaaaaatgtttagatattagaaataaaaatcgaaaataagaaaaaattatcacataataaaaagttttccaaaagggtatgtcatttatttgtttaatatcCACAAAACTATGGAGGCAAGTACTGACATTACTACAAGACAAAACGCAGTATAAGAACCTGAttataaacacacaaaaaatttcaattaatttgattgtcaatacaattaaattaatgtgtaaattttgagctaacaacataATTTGTAAACACAGTaccgattttagtcactttagcaactaattttgttatatcaaaaaacattttgttatatcaacaaaaattttgttgaacttaaaaattttctgtaacaacaatttattgttagctcaaaaattataatattactagcgtaacccggcccgcttcgctgcgccttccgaagcatatttggaggaatattttgcgttaacttagtcaactatatccttcgtgctgaaaacaaattcgaaaagatttgaattcttttaaacaaatcggattacttgatttttcgtttataggtacaaatacggcgggagagggtgtaccttcttctatatttcttgtgaattttaaatgtggtttgtcaaggaaaggtatccttctcctcaacatatctgaaaattaagcactatattataacaacatacaaagaattactgtttcccatccaataaatcggaaaaagcaaaaattgtaaaaaattttaccacattaacatttgctaaaattttggaaaatgatgcaccctctacgttggctgccaatttcatgtaaatttaagttctttactaaaaagaagtctggcagaagcctgtgcaaaaatcataaaattatgtaccgagttcccatttacggacaatcctctactttcaatttaagaaaaaaagacGAACAAAcgggaaccctccccccaccatcgctccactccgacctgatatcggactatcacgtaccctatattaatttcgcaactattcaatggtccctataaattctatcgaagtaaatcgacaaagtttattccaattttccccttcccaaccagatatcgaaaatcaatatactaa
It includes:
- the LOC142230486 gene encoding uncharacterized protein LOC142230486 isoform X2 translates to MKSFTLFCIMLCIKQSLQQADTSNSLLEMAKNSVIDCYEDDAKTKKIDITDDGLQDIAKGSRNAVRNAKCIRYCIMKKHGLFTADNSLDETAVVPFFTYLFNNAIDIHHLKGIIASCNDGITNETDRCERSHKATMCILEKLQAAGLKNV
- the LOC142230486 gene encoding uncharacterized protein LOC142230486 isoform X3 — protein: MHMQADTSNSLLEMAKNSVIDCYEDDAKTKKIDITDDGLQDIAKGSRNAVRNAKCIRYCIMKKHGLFTADNSLDETAVVPFFTYLFNNAIDIHHLKGIIASCNDGITNETDRCERSHKATMCILEKLQAAGLKNV